ATACGTCTATGGAGAGTTATATAATTtactaattaataataattacgaATCATTCCTATCTGAATTGCTGCGTTCATGCGATATGAAAATAAAACCCCCCGAGCCGagttatggtttttttttctgggagaTGAGCGAAGAACAGTGTGGTGGTTTTTACCTCCACTTGGTCCTCCGGTTCTGGAACCACGTCTTGACCTGCGCGTCCGTCATCTTGAGCGCCTTGGCCAGCGCCGCCCTCTCCGCGGACGCCAGGTACTTCTGGCGGTGGAAGCGCTTCTCCAGCTCGCAGACCTGCAGACGCGTGAACGACGTGCgcggcttcttcttcttgggcGGCGTGCGGTTCTGGTACGGGTGACCTACGCGGCGCGCAACAGTGAACGGTGAGAGGGCCACTGGAGGGgagggacggggacgggggggACAGGGACAGGACGGGTTACGGGACGGGAGGCAGAGTTAGAGCAGCCAGCTGGGTTTCACGTTAACCGCAAAGAAATATCTGTGCTGAGGACCAATTTCTTCCCCCCTCAAAATTCATAAGAAATTATTCATTCAATCATTAATTCATTCGTCATTTCGCCCCAAAACACCATAAACATGtagatataaataataatcgtTAAATATGGTTGCATATTCGATTATCAAATTGTCCTTGAACGAAAGCATGGCAATGTAATTATTACGAATaatgtgtataataataattattattattattataataacaataatcagcACCCTGTAAACAACATTTCGTGGGAAAAAATCAGCTGCCTTTATCGACATTTGGATTATTGATTAGTATTGATTGGTCCCTGTGTACCTGTGAAGCGCTCCTTGGTGTATCTTCTGTTGCTCTCCATCCAGGGGAAGGTTAATCCTGCCGCGCCGCCGACGCTCGTCCCCGCGGGCCCGCCGCCGTTCAGCGGGGGCCGGTGCGCGGGCACGCGGATCACGCCGGCCGGGTTCATGCCGCCCCCGACGTAGCCGCCTccgcccccgccgccgccgccgccgcagtaGGCGCCGCCGTAGCCGCCCGCCGCCGCGCCGTACGCGCCGCAGCCCAGGCCGTAGTCCAGCTCCTGCATCCGGGGACCGGGCAGCATGCAGCCGCCCTGCTCCGCGCCGCTCAGGATCTGCTCGATCCCGAAGCTGATCGCCTCGGCGTGCGCGCCCAGCGGGTCCATGGTGCGGCGCGCCGCGGGTCCGAGGCGCTCTCCGAGGCGCTGGCTGGAGCCTGGAGGACATCAATCAGGACGCCAAATGGGCTGGAGAGGCGCCGAGAGCCGATTGGCTGCAGACGCGACGACGCGCCCATCCCGCCGCGGTCAGGAGAGGGGACGAAACGTTCTATAACAATTAGTATtcgatgaaaaaaagaaaaaaggtttttaGTGCAAAACGAACAGAGCGTTTTATTTAACGGACAAAATATGACATAATAACTGGAACGAATAAAGCCAGAAAGTGACCATTTATTCCAGGACGCATCGTATTTTACTCCCTTTACCAACTGATCTCCACAAATGAGTCAATTCCCGCTTTTTAACGAAATAACGGGACTCTAAGACGTTAAAAGGGCCACAACAGTTTGGGACTTTTTGGAGGTTTTTAGGTTATAATCGAAACGCCTCGAAATAGTTAAAGGCAAATACGGATCAAGCATCATTTCTGAAGTGAAAACGGACGAACTGTTTGAATCAAATCGAAACTACTCGGAAGCGGCTGCAGATATTTCACAATTTGTTacatgaagaaaaaataaataaaaatcttaatTAAGTTTAATTTCTGTTGGTccggctgacctctgacctcgccGTCATTTCGCCCCAAAATATCTTTATTGATTTGACAagtcaacacacaaacacactcgaCATACAGACAGAAGAAGGCAATACTATATAATAAAGACCATcgaaaataaattatgaataatttatgaataaaacagacaagaaacacatttcttcacattttataaaacacacacggaAGCGCCCGCTGAAGAATTCGAATCATATCGAATTAAGATTGCAATAATTAAACCATAACAACCACGATTACAGTAATAATTTAtagaaatattcataaaaacatttacagtccTTTGCTGCTGTAGAAATGCACCATAATTTAGGAGTTTTGTCATGGCTTTATCTCCAGGCGTCAGCATCTGGTGAATTAAATCTAGATTTGTCTCGACCGGTTACAGCTTCACATTCGTCGCGCCCAACGAGGTCGTACTGAAACACCGAATCAATCCAACCAATTGACGCGCGACGTTTGATCGAGTAATTGAATGATTATAAGCGGCGAGTCGCTTTCTAATGAGTTCCCCTTGTAATAAAGGGAACGCGGCGGATCAATTGGAGCTTCGTCGGGAAGCGCGGTGATTAATGCCCTTCGTTCGAGGCCATTTTTATTACTACACCTCGCAGGGTGCGATGACGATAATAAATCAGCAACGAGCACGAAtgatcctctttttttttatttgcggAGCATGCCGGGATGCGTGGCTTGCACCGACCGCATCGGAAATGGTTAAAGCGTCCCACTGCCGTGCCGTTCGAAGGCCGAGGCACCCAGAGGGGACGAGAGACGTGCCGTGACGTCACACCCCCGTCCCCAGGTGCAGTCTGGGGGAGCGAACTGGTGTATATCGCAGTAGGTCtgacagtactgtgcaaaaaaatTAGGCCACGATTAAAACGCAACTCTCAATTGGTTTAGGAAGGTAAAAGTGTAAAAGACACaataaatactgaataaaaaagtgaaagtgggaaTAATGTTCATGTCGATATCTAGAGATGATCTTGAAGAAGCGGGCTGTCGGTCTATAaactacaagcaaaagtcttcAGATGGAGAGCAATATTTTACTACTGCACAGGACAGAACAACAGAGGAACCGAGTCAAGTTCTCCACTCACAGCGTGTCATTGTTTCAAGGAAATAAGgaagttcagaaaaaaaaaagcggtaCAGAAATCAACATTTGATCAGTGTTTGTTAAGTTAACGAAATTGCTTGCAGCTTAAGAGGTTTTGATTTCCCTGGTTTGTATTTGTGCTTAagactgcacagcacacggtgacacaacgaaatgtgtcctctgcctttaaccgtcacccttggtgagcagtgggcagccatgacagtgtgcaGTGTGCGGAGACTCAGTGACaccacagggcagtggtggcctagcggttaaggaaccagaaggttgccggttcgaattccgagccactgaggtgccactgagcaccgtccccacacactgctccc
Above is a genomic segment from Denticeps clupeoides chromosome 8, fDenClu1.1, whole genome shotgun sequence containing:
- the tlx1 gene encoding T-cell leukemia homeobox protein 1 — translated: MDPLGAHAEAISFGIEQILSGAEQGGCMLPGPRMQELDYGLGCGAYGAAAGGYGGAYCGGGGGGGGGGYVGGGMNPAGVIRVPAHRPPLNGGGPAGTSVGGAAGLTFPWMESNRRYTKERFTGHPYQNRTPPKKKKPRTSFTRLQVCELEKRFHRQKYLASAERAALAKALKMTDAQVKTWFQNRRTKWRRQTAEEREAERQQANRILMQLQQEAFQKSVHQPANPDPICLHNSSLFALQNLQPWTENTAKISAVSACE